A single Paratractidigestivibacter faecalis DNA region contains:
- a CDS encoding tyrosine-type recombinase/integrase, producing the protein MAGASVYQGRDGVWRARVIFPVDPATGRRARKVKAFPGARDAEEARAMADAYAAGASGASIQGALARYAEEVAEKGAAGRAPKANTAHDYLGYARRLGEVFPAVPACEVTPAMVSSVESRLLSRGLSATTVNGYHQFMSGAFSWMARQGWVRSNPAADAIHPSAGNPDASGKALDEEELHALTARLRADEPEAGEYGEWQCAMTALDLIACTGMRLGEALALRVRDFRPQVPDVYVCGTVCERGGVFRQPTAKRGEDRRLAVPSRIVPALRIMAAGKLPDDALLSPDGAIMRPASVRDALGTACAEAGVRHITPHALRHTHATLALQRGFTIADVRARLGHADVKTTLGIYGRTTAARDRGIAESFGG; encoded by the coding sequence ATGGCGGGCGCTAGCGTCTACCAAGGCAGGGACGGCGTCTGGCGTGCCAGGGTCATCTTCCCGGTCGACCCCGCCACCGGCCGCCGCGCACGCAAGGTCAAGGCCTTCCCCGGGGCGAGGGACGCCGAGGAGGCGCGTGCCATGGCGGATGCCTACGCCGCCGGCGCGTCCGGCGCGTCCATCCAGGGCGCGCTCGCGCGCTACGCCGAGGAGGTCGCCGAGAAGGGCGCCGCGGGCCGCGCCCCCAAGGCCAACACGGCGCACGACTACCTCGGGTACGCGCGGCGCCTGGGCGAGGTCTTCCCGGCCGTGCCCGCCTGCGAGGTGACGCCCGCCATGGTCTCGTCGGTCGAGTCGCGGCTCCTCTCGCGGGGGCTCTCGGCCACGACCGTCAACGGCTACCACCAGTTCATGAGCGGCGCCTTCTCGTGGATGGCCCGCCAGGGGTGGGTGCGCTCCAACCCGGCCGCGGACGCGATCCACCCGAGCGCCGGCAACCCGGACGCCTCCGGCAAGGCCCTCGACGAGGAGGAGCTGCACGCGCTCACCGCGCGACTGAGGGCCGACGAGCCGGAGGCCGGCGAATACGGCGAGTGGCAGTGCGCCATGACGGCGCTCGACCTCATCGCCTGCACGGGAATGCGCCTTGGCGAGGCCCTGGCCCTGCGCGTGCGGGACTTCCGCCCCCAGGTGCCCGACGTCTACGTCTGCGGCACCGTCTGCGAGCGCGGCGGCGTCTTCCGACAGCCCACGGCCAAGAGAGGGGAGGACAGGCGCCTGGCCGTCCCCTCCCGCATCGTCCCGGCCCTGCGCATCATGGCCGCCGGCAAGCTGCCGGACGACGCCCTCCTCTCGCCGGACGGGGCCATCATGCGGCCCGCCTCCGTGCGGGATGCCCTGGGCACGGCCTGCGCGGAGGCCGGCGTGCGCCACATCACGCCCCACGCGCTCAGGCACACGCACGCCACGCTCGCCCTCCAGCGCGGCTTCACCATCGCCGACGTTCGGGCCCGGCTCGGCCACGCGGACGTGAAGACCACGCTCGGCATCTACGGGCGCACGACGGCGGCGCGGGACAGGGGCATCGCGGAGTCCTTCGGCGGGTAA
- a CDS encoding DUF3310 domain-containing protein, whose translation MTDAKETVHDPGWYTSGAVETIAKIEAVIDGLPAREAFLLGQILRYADRAGEKDDPAIDLGKANNYAHRLITGDWRCDGGR comes from the coding sequence ATGACCGACGCCAAGGAGACCGTCCATGACCCTGGCTGGTACACGTCGGGCGCCGTGGAGACCATCGCCAAGATCGAGGCCGTCATCGACGGGCTGCCAGCGCGCGAGGCCTTCCTGCTCGGGCAGATTCTCAGGTACGCCGACCGGGCCGGGGAGAAGGACGACCCGGCCATCGACCTGGGCAAGGCGAACAACTATGCGCACAGATTGATCACGGGCGATTGGAGGTGCGATGGCGGGCGCTAG
- a CDS encoding WDGH domain-containing protein — translation MASRYERKRIADDLRLTAADSLGSETLQKALARVTSAKDTSWRGVLRRLADLVEPQPIDGNTSDGYHTFNELYHHRAVLFSVIVENFAARAWKSKLHADGTMYDGMFIVGIETPDGQATYHYDVEPYWNLFRCKEVDRAPEWDGHTPDQAIERIGKLVDCKTDRPTCRNASRYRDTFECGEYGEPFNMPLMPSCSRNCGAEVVK, via the coding sequence ATGGCGAGTAGGTACGAGCGGAAGAGAATCGCCGATGATCTGCGGCTAACCGCCGCGGACAGCCTGGGCAGCGAGACCCTTCAAAAGGCGCTGGCGAGGGTCACCAGCGCCAAGGACACGAGCTGGCGTGGCGTGTTGAGGCGCCTGGCCGACCTCGTCGAGCCGCAACCTATCGACGGAAACACCTCAGACGGATACCACACATTCAATGAGCTTTACCATCACCGAGCCGTGTTGTTCTCCGTCATCGTCGAGAATTTCGCAGCCCGAGCGTGGAAATCCAAACTGCACGCAGATGGCACCATGTACGACGGGATGTTCATTGTCGGCATCGAGACTCCAGACGGGCAAGCGACGTACCACTACGACGTAGAGCCTTACTGGAATCTGTTCCGATGCAAGGAGGTTGACCGTGCGCCAGAGTGGGACGGGCACACGCCAGACCAAGCCATTGAGCGAATCGGCAAGCTGGTTGATTGTAAAACCGACCGCCCGACGTGCAGGAACGCGAGCAGATACCGGGACACCTTCGAGTGCGGCGAGTATGGCGAGCCGTTCAACATGCCGCTCATGCCGTCGTGCTCTCGGAACTGCGGGGCGGAGGTGGTCAAATGA
- a CDS encoding HNH endonuclease signature motif containing protein, with protein MTGPEMGAALPERAVRAVRWSREPEKQAWMEAHDRGQEAALLSMEFEWAFGFPLAGSQVSLWRSTNGRQARRSHGGGKPPSPVGSERDTGKGYVLVKVAEHPRVPQSKDNWRMKHVLAYERAHGPVPEGCVVVFADRDHSNFSPENLVAVPRSLLGLLNGPGAPEWRDAETLSAAVAAVSLDRAIVAAEAAASRRCGVCGRLFVPPAREDNASCCRRAQTCPDCLAAGRKSKGRKTVKFTARCAVCGREFEAERAGQRRCRECISRLPKWGAEAQAASEGRLR; from the coding sequence GTGACGGGCCCGGAGATGGGCGCTGCGCTGCCCGAGAGGGCGGTGCGCGCGGTCCGCTGGTCCCGCGAGCCAGAGAAGCAGGCGTGGATGGAGGCCCACGACCGCGGGCAGGAGGCCGCCCTCCTCTCCATGGAGTTCGAGTGGGCCTTCGGCTTCCCGCTCGCCGGCTCCCAGGTGAGCCTGTGGCGCTCGACGAACGGGCGGCAGGCACGCAGGTCCCACGGGGGCGGCAAGCCGCCCTCGCCGGTCGGCTCTGAGCGCGACACGGGCAAGGGCTACGTCCTCGTCAAGGTCGCCGAGCACCCCAGGGTGCCCCAGAGCAAGGACAACTGGCGGATGAAGCACGTGCTGGCCTACGAGAGGGCCCACGGGCCGGTGCCGGAGGGCTGCGTCGTGGTCTTCGCCGACCGGGACCACTCGAACTTCTCGCCGGAAAACCTCGTGGCCGTGCCGAGGTCGCTCCTCGGCCTGCTCAACGGGCCGGGGGCTCCGGAGTGGCGCGACGCCGAGACGCTGTCGGCGGCCGTCGCCGCCGTGAGCCTGGACCGGGCCATCGTCGCCGCCGAGGCGGCGGCGTCGCGCCGGTGCGGGGTCTGCGGGCGGCTCTTCGTCCCGCCGGCGAGGGAGGACAACGCCTCGTGCTGCCGCAGGGCGCAGACCTGCCCCGACTGCCTGGCGGCTGGGAGGAAGTCGAAGGGCAGGAAGACCGTGAAGTTCACCGCGCGCTGCGCCGTGTGCGGCCGCGAGTTCGAGGCCGAGCGCGCCGGGCAGCGCCGGTGCCGGGAGTGCATCTCGCGGCTGCCCAAGTGGGGCGCGGAGGCGCAGGCGGCGTCGGAGGGGAGACTGCGATGA
- a CDS encoding Lin1244/Lin1753 domain-containing protein translates to MSRRGIRWCKLDLDMLRDPKVQLVLDEAGAEGVAVWIAAIIEMYTAINDGQVFIGVDSLTRRVACDLNLGKIRAKKLLKTCEKAGLFDHEMWAEGRAANERVAEFYDQYLRKCDRAEKARAARDASNIKPDIKP, encoded by the coding sequence GTGTCTCGCCGCGGAATCAGGTGGTGCAAGCTCGACCTCGACATGCTGCGCGACCCCAAGGTGCAGCTCGTGCTGGACGAGGCCGGCGCCGAGGGCGTCGCCGTCTGGATCGCCGCCATCATCGAGATGTACACGGCGATAAACGACGGTCAGGTCTTCATCGGCGTCGACTCGCTCACCCGCAGGGTCGCCTGCGACCTGAATTTAGGCAAAATCCGGGCAAAAAAGCTCCTGAAAACGTGCGAGAAAGCGGGCCTTTTCGACCACGAGATGTGGGCCGAGGGAAGGGCGGCGAACGAGCGCGTCGCGGAGTTCTACGACCAGTACCTGCGGAAATGCGACAGGGCCGAGAAGGCTAGGGCCGCCAGGGACGCTTCTAATATCAAGCCTGATATCAAGCCGTAG
- a CDS encoding single-stranded DNA-binding protein: MGFGINRVVVSGRLCKDPELRATRSGLDVMTVRLATEDRKRGADGAWVDDASYLDVVSFGGVAAAAARQLSKGSRAVFGGRVRQRTWEDEAGTRHYRVEIVADDVVVCGERAKAAGAAPSQPPVAAAPVAAAPVAPADVYDEDIPF, encoded by the coding sequence ATGGGCTTTGGAATCAACCGCGTCGTCGTGAGCGGGCGGCTCTGCAAGGACCCGGAGCTGAGGGCGACCCGCTCCGGCCTGGACGTGATGACCGTGCGCCTGGCCACCGAGGACAGGAAGAGGGGCGCCGACGGCGCGTGGGTGGACGACGCGAGCTACCTCGACGTGGTCTCGTTCGGCGGGGTGGCCGCGGCCGCGGCGCGGCAGCTCTCGAAGGGCTCGCGCGCGGTGTTCGGCGGCAGGGTCAGGCAGCGGACGTGGGAGGACGAGGCGGGGACCCGGCACTACCGCGTCGAGATCGTCGCGGACGACGTCGTCGTGTGCGGGGAGCGGGCGAAGGCGGCGGGCGCGGCGCCCTCCCAGCCTCCCGTGGCCGCGGCGCCAGTGGCGGCGGCACCCGTCGCGCCGGCTGACGTCTACGACGAGGACATCCCGTTTTGA
- a CDS encoding MerR family transcriptional regulator, protein MLTDNDALDAFCEAAGETMRASYTVRELSTLTGVDVHGLYKDIGAGRLRTYMPAGNTRGRRVLASEADAWIKEYWRSCTPVADGEEK, encoded by the coding sequence ATGCTGACCGACAACGACGCGCTGGACGCCTTCTGCGAGGCCGCCGGCGAGACTATGCGCGCGAGCTACACCGTCCGTGAGCTGTCGACGCTCACCGGCGTGGACGTGCACGGGCTCTACAAGGACATCGGCGCCGGCAGGCTCAGGACCTACATGCCTGCCGGCAACACCCGGGGCAGGCGCGTCCTGGCCTCGGAGGCCGACGCCTGGATCAAGGAGTACTGGCGCTCGTGCACCCCTGTCGCCGACGGGGAGGAGAAGTGA
- a CDS encoding phage antirepressor — protein MNEIQSFTNDQFGTVRAVRGEDGEPMFVAGDVAKILGYRMASDMTRRLEEDEKGTRSVRTPGGEQQMAVITEPGLYSAILGSRVPEAKAFKRWVTHEVLPALRRDGGYMVARDDETPEETMARAVLLARQTIDRQRDRIAELEPKALFADAVAASDGTCLVGELAKMMRQNGVDVGQNRLFAMLREDGYLGNVGQNRNVPTQRAMDLGLFRIKETAVTHSDGHVTINRTPKVTGKGQVYFAKRYGA, from the coding sequence ATGAATGAGATTCAGAGCTTCACCAACGACCAGTTCGGCACCGTCCGCGCCGTGCGCGGCGAGGACGGCGAGCCGATGTTCGTGGCTGGTGACGTGGCCAAGATTCTCGGCTACCGCATGGCGAGCGACATGACCCGCCGCCTCGAGGAGGACGAGAAGGGTACGCGCTCAGTGCGTACCCCAGGAGGAGAGCAGCAGATGGCCGTCATCACCGAGCCGGGCCTGTACTCCGCGATTCTCGGCTCCCGCGTCCCCGAGGCCAAGGCCTTCAAGCGCTGGGTTACCCACGAGGTGCTGCCCGCGCTCAGGCGCGACGGCGGCTACATGGTCGCCCGCGACGACGAGACGCCCGAGGAGACCATGGCGCGCGCGGTGCTCCTCGCACGGCAGACCATCGACCGCCAGCGCGACCGCATCGCGGAGCTGGAGCCGAAGGCCCTGTTCGCGGACGCGGTGGCCGCGAGCGACGGCACTTGCCTCGTGGGCGAGCTCGCGAAGATGATGCGCCAGAACGGGGTCGACGTCGGGCAAAACCGCCTCTTCGCAATGTTGCGCGAGGACGGCTACCTGGGCAACGTAGGGCAGAACCGCAACGTGCCCACCCAGCGCGCGATGGACCTCGGCCTGTTCCGCATCAAGGAGACCGCGGTCACCCACTCCGACGGCCACGTGACTATCAACCGGACCCCGAAGGTCACGGGCAAGGGCCAGGTCTATTTCGCTAAGCGCTACGGCGCTTAG
- a CDS encoding helix-turn-helix domain-containing protein: protein MTNVSEFASNIRAARARADLSQNEVAERIGVNIGTLVRYESGDMTPGADKIVALAAALGCTPNDLCGWGR from the coding sequence ATGACGAACGTTAGCGAGTTTGCGAGCAACATCCGCGCCGCGCGCGCCAGGGCTGATCTCTCTCAGAACGAGGTCGCTGAGCGAATCGGCGTGAATATCGGGACTCTTGTCCGCTACGAATCCGGAGACATGACCCCGGGTGCCGACAAGATCGTCGCTTTGGCAGCAGCCCTTGGCTGCACGCCCAACGACCTGTGTGGGTGGGGACGATGA
- a CDS encoding helix-turn-helix transcriptional regulator produces MNLRLKERRESLGLTQQELAKKVGKSFRTIQSWERGESYPNAEFVVVLCKIFDIDPNELLGWYIDHPEDRPVPLKPDPLASELVSCYSQCTVDRQAALIQYARDAALASGETVECSQLRAGKAS; encoded by the coding sequence ATGAACCTTCGCCTGAAAGAGCGCAGGGAGTCCCTAGGGCTTACTCAACAAGAGTTGGCAAAAAAGGTTGGAAAGTCCTTCAGGACTATTCAATCTTGGGAACGCGGCGAGAGCTATCCAAACGCAGAGTTCGTCGTTGTCCTCTGCAAGATATTTGATATTGATCCAAACGAACTTCTCGGCTGGTACATAGATCACCCCGAGGATAGGCCTGTACCTCTAAAGCCTGATCCTTTGGCATCGGAGCTAGTCAGTTGCTACTCGCAGTGCACGGTTGATCGTCAGGCCGCGCTCATCCAGTACGCGCGGGATGCCGCGCTTGCATCGGGAGAGACGGTCGAATGTTCTCAGCTTCGAGCTGGCAAGGCTAGCTAA
- a CDS encoding Abi family protein, which translates to MDKPFKTIDEQVAILESRGMRTDAKTPSILRREGYYSVVNGYKALFLDGSGADRYLDGTTFDDVYRLFTFDRDLRMTMIRYFAQAEAALKTACAYQFSERHAGETEAYLNPLNYRRDNGYRRKVRDLIEDFRKVLHKGDYDRGPFKREYIEHYVRNHDETPLWVLTNFLMLGQIFKFYEYQTDSMRNSIAKSFSELYEESYGTRIHISPRQLRLAYDHIKDFRNICAHDERLYCARVSPSRDVTFANLLDDLSLVLTKEENTRMQAEVIHLIHAVLNDLGPDVALPVLDAMGVKSLEDTFFSITGK; encoded by the coding sequence ATGGACAAGCCATTCAAGACGATAGACGAGCAGGTTGCGATTCTGGAGTCGCGCGGCATGCGGACGGATGCAAAGACCCCGTCCATCCTGCGGCGCGAGGGCTACTACTCCGTCGTGAACGGTTACAAGGCCCTGTTCCTCGACGGCTCCGGCGCAGACCGCTATCTCGACGGTACGACCTTCGATGACGTCTACCGGCTCTTCACGTTCGACCGAGACCTCCGCATGACGATGATCAGATACTTCGCCCAGGCGGAGGCCGCCCTGAAGACTGCCTGCGCGTACCAGTTCTCCGAGAGGCACGCAGGAGAGACGGAGGCCTACCTGAACCCCCTCAACTACAGGCGAGACAACGGCTACCGGCGCAAAGTGCGCGACCTGATAGAGGACTTCAGGAAGGTGCTCCACAAGGGCGACTACGACAGGGGGCCGTTCAAGCGCGAGTACATCGAGCACTACGTGAGGAACCATGACGAGACGCCTCTTTGGGTTCTCACGAACTTCCTCATGCTCGGTCAGATATTCAAGTTCTACGAGTACCAGACCGACAGCATGCGGAACTCGATTGCCAAGTCCTTCTCCGAGCTCTACGAGGAGTCCTACGGGACGCGGATTCACATAAGCCCGAGGCAGCTGAGACTGGCCTACGACCACATCAAGGACTTCCGCAACATCTGCGCCCACGACGAGAGGCTGTATTGCGCGAGGGTGTCCCCAAGCCGGGACGTCACCTTCGCCAACCTCCTGGACGACCTCTCCCTAGTGCTCACCAAAGAGGAGAACACGAGGATGCAGGCCGAGGTGATTCACCTCATCCACGCGGTCTTGAACGACCTTGGCCCAGACGTCGCGCTGCCGGTCCTTGACGCGATGGGCGTAAAGAGCCTCGAAGACACGTTCTTCTCGATTACCGGCAAGTAG
- a CDS encoding tyrosine-type recombinase/integrase, translating into MARQRSSFGSVTRMGRDHYRLRWWADTPEGRKRLTEMFDGTRREAERRMAEIRVGTKERRCPTLGEIWEEHELPHLVKMRGEDRISERTLQAYTRRWEADVAPRWADVPADMARPADIQEWLLTMTRSMGELSKAVLSLTYERAVMLGILDANPCARRYDLGPATRRPKVAYTPEQLDEAWEAVRGTVAEAPFLLMAHAGLRVGEACGMRTADVEPREGCAVLHVSAQLRQDGEVSERMKTAGSRRTAVIEEPWASRVLELAGGTYVNERQDGTPVPSRTVTDRWKRCVEAAGLPVAPMQCLRPSYQTNLHWQGVPIEQTSRLLGHTATKMTLENYDRPSDDQLVNVVLSHGVVAST; encoded by the coding sequence ATGGCACGGCAGAGGTCGAGCTTCGGCAGCGTCACGAGGATGGGCCGCGACCACTACCGGCTGCGGTGGTGGGCGGACACCCCCGAGGGCCGCAAGCGCCTCACGGAGATGTTCGACGGCACCCGCCGCGAGGCGGAGCGGCGCATGGCCGAGATTCGCGTGGGGACGAAGGAGCGCCGGTGCCCCACCCTGGGCGAGATCTGGGAAGAGCACGAGCTGCCCCACCTGGTCAAGATGCGCGGGGAGGACCGCATAAGCGAGCGCACGCTCCAGGCGTACACGCGCAGGTGGGAGGCCGACGTGGCCCCGAGGTGGGCCGACGTGCCCGCCGACATGGCCCGGCCGGCGGACATCCAGGAATGGCTGCTCACCATGACGCGGAGCATGGGAGAGCTGTCGAAGGCGGTGCTGTCGCTCACCTACGAGCGCGCGGTCATGCTCGGCATCCTGGACGCGAACCCCTGCGCGCGCAGGTACGACCTGGGGCCCGCCACCAGGCGGCCCAAGGTGGCGTACACGCCCGAGCAGCTCGACGAGGCGTGGGAGGCGGTGCGCGGCACGGTGGCCGAGGCGCCCTTCCTGCTCATGGCCCACGCGGGGCTGCGGGTCGGCGAGGCGTGCGGAATGCGCACGGCCGACGTCGAGCCACGGGAGGGCTGCGCCGTCCTGCACGTCAGCGCGCAGCTGAGGCAGGACGGCGAGGTGAGCGAGCGCATGAAGACCGCGGGCAGCCGCCGCACCGCGGTCATCGAGGAGCCGTGGGCCTCGCGCGTGCTTGAGCTCGCGGGCGGGACCTACGTGAACGAGCGGCAGGACGGCACGCCGGTGCCCTCGCGCACCGTCACCGACCGCTGGAAGAGGTGCGTCGAGGCGGCGGGCCTGCCCGTGGCGCCGATGCAGTGCCTTCGCCCGAGCTACCAGACGAACCTGCACTGGCAGGGCGTGCCCATCGAGCAGACGAGCCGGCTTTTGGGCCACACCGCCACGAAGATGACGCTGGAGAACTACGACCGCCCCAGCGACGACCAATTGGTTAACGTGGTGCTATCGCACGGCGTGGTCGCGAGCACTTAG
- the argF gene encoding ornithine carbamoyltransferase gives MAPNLSGRNFLKLLDFTPEEIQYLIDLSADLKAKKHNHEPHRYLEGKNIVLLFEKTSTRTRCSFEVGAMDLGMGVTYLDPKSSQMGKKESIEDTARVLGRMYDGIEYRGFAQSIVETLAENAGVPVWNGLTTEFHPTQMIADMLTVQEEFGRDLHGRKLTFMGDAGNNVGNSLMVVCAKLGMDFCACGPKEQMPSDELVAQCREVAKESGATITLTEDVDEGAAGASVIYTDIWVSMGESSDLWAKRIELLSKYQVNAELMAKAADDAIFMHCLPSFHDRNTTIGEDVYEKFGLPELEVTDEVFESERSRVFDEAENRMHSIKAVMYATLKNCR, from the coding sequence ATGGCACCCAACCTTTCCGGCAGGAACTTCCTCAAGCTCCTGGACTTCACCCCCGAGGAGATCCAGTACCTCATTGACCTCTCCGCCGACCTCAAGGCCAAGAAGCACAACCACGAGCCGCACCGCTACCTGGAGGGCAAGAACATCGTCCTTCTCTTTGAGAAGACGTCCACGCGCACCCGCTGCTCCTTCGAGGTGGGCGCCATGGACCTGGGCATGGGCGTCACCTACCTTGACCCCAAGAGCTCCCAGATGGGCAAGAAGGAGTCCATCGAGGACACCGCCCGCGTCCTCGGCCGCATGTACGACGGCATCGAGTACCGTGGCTTTGCCCAGAGCATCGTGGAGACCCTGGCCGAGAACGCCGGCGTCCCCGTGTGGAACGGCCTCACCACCGAGTTCCACCCCACGCAGATGATCGCCGACATGCTGACCGTCCAGGAGGAGTTCGGCCGCGACCTGCATGGCCGCAAGCTCACCTTCATGGGCGACGCCGGCAACAACGTCGGTAACTCCCTCATGGTGGTCTGCGCCAAGCTGGGCATGGACTTCTGCGCCTGCGGTCCCAAGGAGCAGATGCCCTCCGACGAGCTCGTGGCCCAGTGCCGCGAGGTGGCCAAGGAGTCCGGCGCCACCATCACGCTAACCGAGGACGTCGACGAGGGCGCAGCCGGTGCCTCCGTCATCTACACGGACATCTGGGTCTCCATGGGCGAGTCCAGCGACCTGTGGGCCAAGCGCATCGAGCTTCTCTCCAAGTACCAGGTCAACGCCGAGCTCATGGCCAAGGCGGCCGACGACGCCATCTTCATGCACTGCCTGCCCAGCTTCCACGACCGCAACACCACCATCGGCGAGGACGTCTACGAGAAGTTCGGCCTTCCGGAGCTCGAGGTCACCGACGAGGTCTTTGAGTCCGAGCGCTCCCGCGTCTTCGACGAGGCCGAGAACCGCATGCACTCCATCAAGGCCGTCATGTACGCGACGCTGAAAAACTGCAGGTAG